One Pseudodesulfovibrio cashew DNA window includes the following coding sequences:
- a CDS encoding intermembrane phospholipid transport protein YdbH family protein, which yields MGASLGKRVLKWTLLGLPWLLALLLAAGWALTAWTPGYLEELVPRMAADMGLPLTEFHIRDAGLFSADIGPVRLGPEDGGVRLANVHVTYTPASLKQGRVNAVILDGVVLGCAWDGEKFTLPAMDLIPASEGGNEYRSLPELPLSRLEIRDSRLECAIEGKGFTLPFSVTVTPGDRLEFQGKVIPRDQTVRFKGTLGPTLDDLTANVSAQGFRLGALADLLPLPVGGEAELVADATVNLADLDTLKAELRATVKTPILPDTGVTLEEGATLDLQATVSGQTVDFSLAPVRLSAPQPAIFTIESGHAEQNALSVDASVETMGIRLPVSFTAKRNGEQWDVDLASSSTERLALQTGGRTIRLAGLDLSLAGTASPEAADVVLKASTRGASLEGVDARTGTVRLSLPLKWPAPKRHAAGSLSIANIRYGKYAVGKISAKLRQEGMGLSLDGSLATGLLPGLRASLSGKASMETREAEFAFDVPAYALPEGFDPAGLAPALKDVALSGNLSAEGGLHIRDGNIDSRLGVFLTGGSLVMGKEGGTRIDGIRLYFESPDLIDFRSAPAQLLAFDSLSAGPVSVGKGVVTFQLEPRGVVLVERMEFDWCDGHVASRAFRVVPGHEEYDITLFCSELKLSKLLGQLGLAEAKGQAALSGELPVTWKRGKISFHNGFLHSTPGEGGTIQVEAMEDLVSAIPEGTPQRGQIELAKEAIKDFDYKWVRIKADSVGDELLVRLSVDGKPASTLPFIYRREFGGFMRVTGDVKGSNFQGLRLDVNFSLPLDRILLYKDVINMIE from the coding sequence ATGGGCGCTTCTCTTGGCAAACGTGTCCTCAAGTGGACTCTGCTCGGCCTGCCGTGGCTGTTGGCGTTGCTGCTGGCGGCGGGATGGGCGCTGACCGCGTGGACGCCGGGCTATCTGGAAGAGCTGGTACCCCGGATGGCGGCGGACATGGGGCTGCCCCTCACGGAATTCCATATTCGTGACGCAGGACTCTTCTCGGCGGACATCGGCCCGGTCCGACTCGGCCCAGAGGACGGCGGCGTAAGGCTGGCCAACGTGCACGTCACCTACACCCCGGCCTCACTCAAGCAGGGGCGCGTCAACGCCGTAATCCTGGACGGAGTCGTGCTGGGCTGCGCCTGGGACGGCGAAAAATTTACACTACCCGCCATGGACCTGATCCCGGCCTCCGAAGGAGGCAATGAATACAGATCCTTGCCGGAACTGCCCCTTAGCCGACTGGAAATCCGGGACTCGCGCCTGGAGTGCGCCATTGAGGGCAAAGGCTTCACCCTTCCGTTCTCCGTCACTGTCACCCCGGGCGATCGCCTTGAGTTTCAGGGCAAAGTCATCCCCCGCGACCAGACAGTACGCTTCAAAGGAACGCTGGGGCCGACCCTGGACGATCTGACGGCCAACGTCTCGGCGCAAGGGTTCCGGCTGGGTGCGCTGGCCGACCTGCTGCCCCTGCCCGTGGGCGGCGAGGCGGAACTCGTCGCGGACGCCACAGTGAACCTCGCGGACCTCGACACGCTCAAGGCCGAACTGCGGGCGACGGTGAAAACCCCTATCCTGCCCGACACCGGTGTTACTCTGGAGGAAGGAGCCACCCTGGACCTGCAGGCCACGGTTTCGGGGCAAACCGTGGACTTTTCCCTGGCTCCCGTACGGCTAAGCGCCCCCCAACCCGCAATTTTCACCATCGAATCCGGCCACGCCGAACAAAACGCGCTCAGCGTCGACGCCTCCGTGGAGACCATGGGCATACGCCTGCCTGTGTCGTTTACGGCCAAACGAAACGGCGAACAATGGGACGTCGACCTGGCTTCCTCGTCAACCGAAAGGCTGGCCCTGCAGACCGGAGGGCGGACCATCCGCCTCGCCGGGCTTGACCTCTCCCTGGCCGGAACCGCCTCGCCGGAAGCGGCGGACGTGGTGCTCAAGGCGTCCACCCGCGGCGCATCGCTGGAAGGTGTGGACGCACGAACAGGGACGGTCCGACTTTCCCTGCCACTTAAATGGCCCGCGCCAAAGCGGCATGCGGCGGGCTCCCTGTCCATCGCTAACATCCGCTACGGCAAGTACGCGGTGGGTAAAATCTCGGCCAAGCTGCGCCAGGAGGGCATGGGGCTGAGCCTGGACGGCAGTCTTGCCACCGGCCTGCTGCCCGGCCTGCGAGCGTCCCTGTCCGGCAAGGCATCCATGGAGACCAGAGAGGCGGAGTTCGCCTTTGACGTGCCAGCATACGCTCTGCCTGAGGGATTCGATCCGGCTGGCCTGGCCCCGGCCCTCAAGGACGTGGCCCTGTCCGGCAACCTCAGCGCCGAGGGCGGGCTGCACATCCGGGACGGCAACATCGACAGCCGCCTGGGAGTGTTCCTGACCGGCGGTTCCCTGGTCATGGGCAAGGAGGGCGGCACCCGAATAGACGGCATCCGTCTCTATTTCGAATCCCCGGACCTGATTGATTTCCGTAGCGCGCCCGCTCAGCTCCTGGCCTTCGACAGCCTCAGCGCCGGGCCGGTGTCCGTGGGCAAGGGCGTGGTCACCTTCCAACTGGAGCCGCGCGGCGTGGTCCTGGTGGAACGTATGGAGTTCGACTGGTGCGACGGACACGTGGCCAGCCGCGCCTTCCGTGTGGTGCCGGGGCATGAGGAGTACGACATCACCCTGTTCTGCTCCGAGCTCAAGCTCTCCAAACTCCTGGGCCAGCTCGGCCTGGCCGAGGCCAAGGGGCAGGCCGCCCTCTCGGGCGAACTGCCCGTGACATGGAAGCGCGGGAAAATTTCGTTCCACAACGGATTTTTGCACTCCACGCCGGGCGAAGGCGGCACCATCCAGGTGGAGGCAATGGAGGATTTGGTGTCAGCCATCCCCGAGGGCACGCCCCAGCGCGGACAGATCGAACTGGCCAAGGAAGCCATCAAGGATTTCGACTACAAGTGGGTGCGGATCAAGGCCGACTCCGTGGGCGATGAGCTGCTGGTGCGCCTCTCCGTGGACGGCAAGCCCGCCTCCACGCTGCCCTTCATCTACCGCCGGGAGTTCGGTGGCTTCATGCGCGTCACCGGCGACGTAAAGGGCTCCAATTTCCAGGGCTTGCGCCTGGACGTGAATTTCAGCTTACCCTTGGACCGCATTTTGCTATATAAGGATGTCATCAACATGATCGAATAG
- a CDS encoding YdbL family protein gives MPNRRYLIALLALLACLVATTATAGGLKDRMIQRKPAIDAMLAKGVIGENNVGMLTVRGSADKGVVSAENADRAKVYAAIAKKTGTTPAVVGQRRAAKIAQQAPPGTWLQQPGGQWYKK, from the coding sequence ATGCCCAATAGACGATATCTCATCGCCCTGCTCGCGCTCCTGGCCTGCCTCGTGGCGACCACAGCCACGGCGGGAGGGCTCAAGGACCGCATGATCCAGCGAAAGCCCGCCATCGACGCCATGCTCGCCAAGGGCGTCATCGGCGAAAACAACGTCGGCATGCTGACAGTGCGGGGCAGCGCGGACAAGGGCGTGGTCAGCGCGGAGAACGCGGACCGCGCCAAGGTCTACGCCGCCATCGCCAAGAAGACCGGGACCACCCCGGCCGTGGTCGGCCAGCGAAGGGCGGCCAAGATAGCCCAGCAGGCCCCTCCCGGCACCTGGCTCCAACAGCCCGGTGGCCAATGGTATAAAAAGTAA
- a CDS encoding FmdE family protein, producing MPCTIPESLISETISFHGHVCPGLSIGIRASELAMRDVGDPREISMVAVSETDMCGVDAIQFLTGCTFGKGNFIHRDYGKMAFSFYDRDSGKGIRAVLNTKGRDSLFPEYSALVNKEAAGKATDEDRQELARIRIELQKRILAMDLDALFDVTPVDKGLPRPARVLESLVCAKCGESVMESRTRRLGGETLCIPCFTALDQKS from the coding sequence ATGCCCTGCACCATCCCCGAATCACTCATCTCGGAAACCATATCCTTTCACGGCCATGTCTGCCCGGGCCTGTCCATCGGCATCCGCGCCTCGGAGCTGGCCATGCGCGACGTTGGCGATCCCCGCGAAATCTCCATGGTCGCCGTGTCCGAAACCGACATGTGCGGCGTGGACGCCATCCAGTTTCTGACCGGCTGCACCTTTGGCAAAGGCAACTTCATCCACCGCGACTACGGCAAGATGGCCTTTTCCTTCTACGACCGGGACTCGGGCAAGGGCATCCGCGCCGTGCTCAACACCAAAGGCCGCGACAGCCTGTTTCCCGAGTACAGCGCCCTAGTCAATAAGGAGGCCGCAGGCAAGGCCACCGACGAGGACCGGCAGGAACTCGCCCGGATACGCATAGAACTCCAGAAGCGCATCCTGGCCATGGACCTCGACGCCCTGTTCGACGTCACGCCCGTGGACAAGGGGCTGCCCCGCCCTGCGCGCGTGCTGGAAAGCCTGGTCTGCGCCAAGTGCGGCGAGTCCGTCATGGAATCGCGCACCCGCAGGCTCGGCGGCGAAACCCTCTGCATCCCCTGCTTCACTGCCCTGGACCAGAAGTCGTAG
- a CDS encoding RluA family pseudouridine synthase, producing MPQAQFVTVTEAESGQKLLQYLERRLTGDVPRAAIQRWIRKGQVRVDKGRKKPFDRIAAGQVVRIPPYTPGENRPEVSTAPLDIVYQDEHLIAVAKPAGLAAHGGDKVEDSVAARLRGMFPDADFSPTLAHRLDRDTSGLLLAARDYETLRSLNDAFASGGVGKLYLAWVKGRWDEPGTILLEDQLEKRGAPGEETVRTGSGKTALARVTGLITGDEYSLVAVRLLTGRTHQIRVQLASRDHPVAGDRKYGKGRERGPMRLHCHAMRVGELPLSLAPPWSGKWEVPEAALNRCPPLLSE from the coding sequence ATGCCCCAAGCCCAGTTCGTCACGGTAACCGAAGCCGAATCCGGCCAGAAGCTGCTCCAGTACCTGGAACGCCGCCTGACCGGCGACGTGCCCCGCGCGGCCATCCAGCGATGGATACGCAAGGGACAGGTGCGCGTGGACAAGGGCCGCAAAAAGCCCTTCGACCGCATCGCCGCCGGGCAGGTGGTGCGCATCCCGCCCTACACGCCGGGCGAAAACCGGCCGGAGGTCTCCACCGCGCCGCTGGATATCGTCTACCAGGATGAACACCTGATAGCCGTGGCCAAGCCCGCCGGGCTGGCCGCACACGGCGGCGACAAGGTCGAGGACTCGGTGGCCGCTCGGCTGCGGGGCATGTTCCCGGACGCGGACTTTTCCCCCACCCTGGCCCACCGGCTGGACCGGGACACCTCGGGGCTGCTCCTGGCGGCCCGTGACTACGAGACCCTGCGCTCGCTCAACGACGCCTTTGCCTCGGGCGGCGTCGGCAAGCTCTACCTGGCCTGGGTAAAAGGCAGATGGGACGAGCCCGGCACGATCCTGCTGGAGGACCAACTGGAGAAGCGTGGCGCGCCGGGCGAGGAGACAGTGCGCACAGGCTCGGGCAAGACCGCCCTGGCCAGGGTCACCGGCCTCATCACGGGCGACGAATACAGCCTGGTGGCCGTGCGCCTGCTGACCGGGCGCACGCACCAGATCCGCGTCCAGCTCGCCTCGCGTGACCACCCGGTGGCCGGTGACCGTAAATACGGGAAAGGACGTGAACGCGGCCCCATGCGCCTGCATTGCCATGCCATGCGCGTGGGTGAACTTCCCCTCTCCCTGGCCCCGCCGTGGTCCGGCAAATGGGAAGTGCCCGAAGCGGCCCTGAACCGGTGCCCGCCCCTGCTCTCGGAGTGA
- a CDS encoding ABC transporter ATP-binding protein has translation MILSVSRLDFDYSGHRVLSAVDFDLAPGELLAILGPNGVGKTTLLKCINAIHSPSGGTIMVEDRNVLKMAPHEIALSIGYVAQRNDAARMTVFDAVLMGRKPHVSWKVRDHDLEIVDSALRRLHMDHLSLRHIDQLSGGELQKVALARAMVQEPRLMLLDEPTSALDLKSQVDILNLLRRIVTEHRIGAVMTMHDLNTALRYADKVLFLKDGRIHSTGPACQVTPDVVEEVYGLPVDIHRVSGRLLVVPAA, from the coding sequence ATGATCCTTTCCGTCTCGCGTCTCGATTTCGACTACTCCGGCCACCGGGTGCTCAGCGCCGTGGACTTCGACCTTGCTCCGGGCGAACTGCTGGCCATCCTCGGCCCCAACGGAGTGGGCAAGACCACCCTGCTCAAGTGCATCAACGCCATCCACTCCCCGTCAGGCGGGACGATCATGGTGGAGGACCGCAACGTCCTGAAAATGGCACCCCACGAAATCGCCCTGAGCATTGGCTACGTGGCGCAGCGCAACGACGCCGCGCGGATGACCGTGTTCGACGCCGTGCTCATGGGCCGCAAACCCCACGTCAGTTGGAAGGTCCGTGACCATGACCTGGAGATCGTGGACTCGGCCCTGCGGCGGCTGCACATGGACCACCTCTCCCTGCGCCACATCGACCAGCTCAGCGGCGGCGAACTGCAAAAGGTAGCCCTCGCCAGGGCCATGGTGCAGGAGCCGCGCCTCATGCTCCTGGACGAACCCACCAGCGCGCTTGATCTCAAGAGCCAGGTGGATATCCTGAACCTGCTCAGGCGCATCGTCACCGAGCACCGCATCGGCGCGGTCATGACCATGCACGACCTGAACACGGCCCTGCGTTACGCGGACAAGGTCCTGTTCCTCAAGGACGGCCGCATCCACTCCACCGGCCCGGCCTGCCAGGTGACGCCCGACGTCGTCGAAGAGGTCTACGGCCTACCCGTGGACATCCACAGGGTCAGCGGACGCCTTCTGGTCGTTCCGGCGGCCTGA
- the bioA gene encoding adenosylmethionine--8-amino-7-oxononanoate transaminase: MTKGFFVTGTDTGVGKTRVTALLLRALLDAGHPALAVKAIQTGCRETADGLQAEDVEIYANYAGDHFPDGYPDACCRKFLPACSPHLAAELSGVSIDPDRLADEIRGMAEGHTPVLVEGAGGAAVPLGNGATTLDLMQRLDLPVIIVADNKLGMINHALMTVEAVRDRGLSVAGVVVNNTTPANREDAFLRRDNVAAIAEYGEVPILADIPHSAARTNADPACPNPMDGALASLLLEPEPPSDDLDFDRTHLWHPYTSATRPLPATKVVAARGTRLVLKDGSELVDGMASWWCAVHGYNHPALNRAAREQIGRMSHVMFGGLTHEPAVELGRALIGMAPEGLDHCFLADSGSVSVEVAIKMALQYMQASGRTERTKLFTVRGGYHGDTCGCMSVCDPDGGMHHLFSGLLPRQVFAPRPDCRFGAEYDPSSLAQARDVFERHAREIAAIIVEPIVQGAGGMRFYHPDYLRGLRELADEHGVLLILDEIATGFGRTGKLFACQWADVVPDIMCVGKALSGGYMTLAATLATRDVADTISADGGVLMHGPTFMGNPLACAVAKASLDILRQNAWQTQVREIEGWLEHSLEGCRSLADVTDVRVLGAIGVVELKHQVNVQEIQKFFISRGVWLRPFGKLLYAMPPYIISRDEVARLGKAIFDAIATGRHV; the protein is encoded by the coding sequence GTGACGAAAGGCTTCTTTGTCACCGGCACCGACACCGGTGTCGGCAAGACCAGGGTCACTGCGCTTCTCCTCCGGGCACTGCTGGACGCCGGGCATCCGGCCCTTGCCGTCAAGGCGATACAAACGGGATGCCGGGAGACTGCCGATGGCCTGCAAGCCGAGGACGTGGAGATCTATGCCAATTACGCCGGCGACCATTTCCCGGACGGCTATCCCGACGCCTGCTGCCGGAAGTTCCTCCCGGCCTGCTCTCCGCACCTGGCAGCGGAGTTGAGCGGCGTTTCGATCGATCCGGACCGCCTGGCCGACGAAATTCGCGGCATGGCGGAAGGACATACCCCGGTGCTGGTAGAAGGCGCGGGGGGAGCGGCCGTGCCGCTGGGCAACGGCGCGACCACCCTGGACCTCATGCAACGCCTTGACCTGCCGGTCATCATCGTGGCCGACAACAAGCTCGGCATGATCAACCACGCTCTTATGACCGTAGAGGCAGTGCGCGACAGGGGCCTTAGCGTAGCCGGAGTGGTCGTCAACAACACCACCCCGGCGAACCGGGAAGACGCATTCCTGCGCCGGGACAACGTCGCGGCCATCGCCGAATACGGAGAAGTCCCCATCCTGGCCGACATCCCCCATTCCGCCGCCCGTACGAACGCCGACCCAGCCTGCCCCAACCCCATGGACGGAGCGCTCGCCTCCCTTTTGCTCGAGCCTGAACCGCCGTCCGATGATCTGGATTTCGACCGCACCCACCTGTGGCACCCTTATACTTCGGCCACCCGGCCACTGCCCGCCACCAAGGTCGTCGCAGCCCGAGGCACCCGCCTCGTCCTGAAAGACGGCAGCGAATTGGTGGACGGCATGGCCTCCTGGTGGTGCGCGGTCCACGGTTACAACCACCCGGCCCTGAACCGGGCCGCCCGGGAACAGATCGGGCGCATGTCCCATGTCATGTTCGGCGGCCTGACCCACGAACCGGCGGTGGAACTGGGCCGCGCCCTGATCGGCATGGCCCCCGAGGGCCTCGACCACTGCTTCCTGGCCGACTCGGGCTCGGTGAGCGTCGAAGTCGCCATCAAGATGGCGCTGCAATACATGCAGGCCTCGGGACGAACGGAGCGCACCAAACTTTTCACCGTGCGCGGCGGTTACCATGGGGACACCTGCGGCTGCATGTCCGTCTGCGATCCGGACGGCGGCATGCATCACCTGTTTTCCGGCCTGCTGCCCAGGCAGGTCTTTGCGCCGCGCCCCGACTGCCGTTTCGGCGCGGAGTATGATCCTTCCTCCCTGGCCCAGGCGCGGGACGTGTTCGAGAGGCACGCACGGGAAATAGCCGCCATCATAGTCGAACCCATCGTGCAGGGGGCGGGCGGCATGCGCTTCTACCACCCGGACTACCTGCGCGGCCTCAGGGAACTGGCCGACGAACACGGCGTGCTCCTGATCCTGGATGAGATCGCCACCGGCTTCGGTCGGACAGGCAAACTCTTCGCCTGCCAATGGGCGGACGTCGTCCCGGACATCATGTGCGTGGGCAAGGCCCTTTCCGGCGGCTATATGACCCTGGCGGCAACCCTGGCCACACGGGACGTGGCCGACACCATTTCCGCCGATGGAGGCGTGCTCATGCATGGCCCCACCTTCATGGGGAACCCGCTGGCATGTGCCGTGGCCAAGGCGAGCCTCGACATCCTCCGGCAGAACGCGTGGCAGACGCAGGTCCGGGAAATCGAAGGCTGGCTTGAGCACAGCCTGGAGGGATGCCGTTCGCTGGCGGACGTCACCGATGTCCGGGTCCTGGGCGCCATCGGCGTGGTCGAACTGAAGCACCAAGTCAACGTGCAGGAAATCCAAAAATTCTTCATCAGCCGAGGCGTATGGCTGCGCCCCTTCGGAAAACTCTTGTACGCCATGCCCCCATACATCATCAGCCGCGATGAAGTGGCCAGATTGGGGAAGGCCATATTCGACGCCATCGCGACCGGACGACACGTTTAA
- a CDS encoding iron ABC transporter substrate-binding protein — MKKILHAALIVFVLAATASAGDRTVTDSAGKQALLPQTVERVICSGPGSLRMLCYLQAQAKAVAVDDIEVRRSTFDARPYAIANPHFKTMPIFGQFRGHDNPELILTLEPQPQAVLKTYAYSMGYDPVELQDKTGIPVVALNYGDLGAQRQEFYRSLRIMGDVVGKRERAEAVISYMDGLIRDLAKRTADIPQDKRPTVFVGGVAFKGPHGYQSTEPAYPPFAFINAANVARGKGMSGKELSHSDVSKEMIVKWDPDYLFLDLSTLQLGDGAGGLHELRADPAYQTLSAVREGRVYGLLPYNWYSRNYGSILANAYFIGKLLYPDRFTDVDPAAKADEIFTFLVGGPVFEAMDQMFGNLAYQQLPLD; from the coding sequence ATGAAAAAGATTCTTCATGCCGCCTTGATCGTTTTCGTCCTCGCCGCCACCGCATCGGCGGGTGACCGGACAGTGACCGATTCCGCAGGAAAGCAGGCCCTCCTGCCGCAGACCGTGGAACGCGTCATCTGCTCCGGCCCCGGCTCCCTGCGCATGCTCTGCTATCTCCAGGCCCAGGCCAAGGCCGTGGCCGTGGACGACATCGAAGTCAGAAGAAGCACCTTCGACGCCAGGCCCTATGCCATCGCCAACCCTCACTTCAAGACCATGCCGATCTTCGGCCAGTTCCGGGGACACGACAACCCGGAGCTGATCCTGACCCTGGAACCCCAGCCCCAGGCGGTCCTCAAGACCTATGCCTACAGCATGGGCTACGATCCGGTGGAGTTGCAGGACAAGACCGGCATACCGGTGGTGGCTCTCAACTACGGGGACCTGGGCGCCCAGAGGCAGGAATTCTACCGCTCACTGCGCATCATGGGCGATGTGGTAGGCAAACGGGAACGGGCCGAGGCCGTGATCTCCTATATGGACGGGCTCATCAGAGACCTCGCCAAACGCACTGCGGACATTCCCCAGGACAAACGCCCCACGGTCTTCGTCGGCGGCGTGGCCTTCAAGGGTCCGCACGGATACCAGTCCACCGAGCCCGCCTACCCGCCGTTCGCCTTCATCAACGCAGCCAACGTGGCGCGCGGCAAGGGCATGTCCGGCAAGGAACTCAGCCATTCGGACGTATCCAAGGAAATGATCGTCAAGTGGGACCCGGACTACCTGTTCCTCGATCTCTCCACCCTCCAACTGGGCGACGGCGCGGGAGGCCTGCACGAACTGCGCGCCGACCCGGCCTACCAGACCCTGAGCGCAGTGCGCGAAGGCCGGGTATATGGCCTGCTCCCCTACAACTGGTATTCGCGGAACTACGGTTCCATCCTGGCCAACGCATACTTCATCGGAAAGCTGCTCTACCCGGACCGCTTCACGGACGTGGACCCGGCGGCCAAGGCGGACGAAATCTTCACTTTCCTGGTGGGCGGCCCCGTGTTCGAGGCCATGGATCAGATGTTCGGCAACCTCGCCTACCAACAGCTGCCCCTGGACTGA
- a CDS encoding FecCD family ABC transporter permease has protein sequence MHFSDGQVPEEYRRYVGRKTFLISAAALLLVALLLTAISLGAAGIPLETVARSLAGFEVSRRHDAIIWSIRLPQALAAIVAGAALSVSGVVMQSILRNPLGAPITLGISHAAAFGAAFSVMILGGGIMSSTGADAVNITNPYLTTFTAFVFSILAAAVIIGVARLRGTTPEAMVLTGVALSALSTAGTMFLQYFADDVQLAAMVFWTFGDTSRASWSELGIITAAVIPVSLYFVANSWNYNAIDAGDETARGLGVRVERVRMTGMLLASMLTAVVIAFLGIIGFVGLVVPHMVRRVIGSDHRFLIPASILVGGLLLLVSDTVARLILAPHVLPVSVLTAFMGAPVFIYLIIRGQQR, from the coding sequence ATGCACTTCTCAGACGGACAAGTCCCGGAGGAATACCGCCGCTATGTGGGCCGGAAAACCTTCCTGATCTCGGCAGCGGCCCTGTTGCTGGTCGCATTGCTGCTCACGGCAATCTCCCTGGGCGCGGCGGGCATCCCGCTGGAGACCGTGGCCAGGAGCCTGGCCGGATTCGAAGTCTCACGGCGCCATGACGCCATCATCTGGAGCATCCGCCTGCCCCAGGCCCTGGCCGCCATCGTGGCGGGCGCGGCCCTGTCCGTGTCCGGCGTGGTCATGCAGTCCATCCTGCGCAACCCGCTGGGCGCGCCCATTACCCTGGGCATCTCCCACGCCGCAGCCTTCGGGGCCGCCTTCTCGGTCATGATCCTGGGCGGCGGCATCATGTCCTCCACAGGGGCGGACGCGGTGAACATCACCAACCCGTACCTGACCACCTTCACGGCCTTTGTCTTCAGCATCCTGGCCGCCGCCGTTATCATCGGCGTGGCCCGGCTGCGAGGCACCACGCCAGAGGCCATGGTCCTGACCGGCGTGGCGCTCAGCGCGCTCTCCACCGCAGGCACCATGTTCCTGCAATACTTCGCGGACGACGTGCAGTTGGCGGCCATGGTCTTCTGGACCTTCGGCGACACCAGCCGCGCCTCCTGGTCGGAGCTGGGCATCATCACCGCCGCCGTGATCCCGGTCTCCCTCTATTTCGTGGCCAACAGCTGGAACTACAACGCCATCGACGCGGGCGACGAGACCGCCAGAGGGCTTGGCGTACGCGTGGAGCGGGTGCGCATGACCGGCATGCTGCTGGCGTCCATGCTCACCGCCGTGGTCATCGCGTTCCTGGGCATCATCGGATTCGTGGGGCTGGTGGTGCCGCACATGGTCAGGCGCGTCATCGGCTCGGACCACCGCTTCCTGATTCCGGCGTCCATCCTCGTGGGCGGGCTGCTCCTGCTTGTCTCGGACACGGTGGCCAGGCTGATCCTCGCGCCTCACGTGCTGCCGGTCTCGGTGCTGACCGCCTTCATGGGCGCGCCCGTGTTCATCTATCTCATCATCAGGGGGCAACAGCGATGA
- a CDS encoding sodium:solute symporter family protein — translation MELLALYCALFIGMGVYEYIKRKDFREFVLAGRRSGAGVVSLSIVASCVGASATIGMTGLAFKVGTPAFWWLGSGAAGLLLLSAFLAAKVRRANVYTLPDMAERFIAPPARKLMALIIIPAWASILAAQYIAAAKVAVSLSGMGYTTALIACAALITTYTVLGGQNSILKSDVVQYGFVGLGLLLALYYAGAASPLSLADVNLEFANEGFPLSKWTYFMLIVGGSYVVCPMLFGRLFSARDDKQARRGAYLSAAGIALSAVVIVCIGLYARGLAPAGTDADAILTRVIPDIMPAWARVALLFALLSTIVSSADSCLFTAGTVLEHDLLNGRKVGRCRLGMLAIGLGAVVIAQSGGSILSLLLAANDIYVCGVVAPMFVAILANGKRELNVRTMLLAIVAGGCLGIGAAYTGDKIYSYLGVGVSMALSLAALLQPRLATAR, via the coding sequence ATGGAATTGCTCGCCCTCTACTGCGCCCTGTTCATCGGAATGGGGGTCTACGAATACATCAAGCGCAAGGATTTCCGCGAATTCGTATTGGCAGGCCGCCGATCAGGCGCGGGCGTTGTCAGTCTATCCATCGTGGCCTCCTGCGTGGGGGCCTCGGCAACCATCGGCATGACGGGCCTCGCCTTCAAGGTAGGAACCCCGGCATTCTGGTGGCTCGGCTCGGGCGCAGCCGGACTGCTGCTCCTCAGCGCCTTCCTGGCAGCCAAGGTACGGAGGGCAAACGTCTATACCCTGCCTGACATGGCCGAACGGTTCATCGCTCCCCCGGCCCGCAAGCTCATGGCGTTGATCATCATTCCGGCCTGGGCCTCCATCCTGGCGGCCCAGTACATCGCTGCGGCCAAAGTGGCGGTATCCCTGTCGGGCATGGGCTACACCACGGCGCTCATCGCCTGCGCCGCGCTCATCACCACCTACACCGTGCTGGGCGGCCAGAACTCCATCCTCAAGAGCGACGTGGTCCAGTACGGTTTCGTGGGCCTCGGCCTGCTCCTTGCCCTCTACTATGCGGGCGCGGCCTCACCCCTGTCCCTGGCCGACGTCAACCTGGAGTTCGCCAACGAAGGCTTCCCCCTGTCCAAGTGGACCTATTTCATGCTCATCGTGGGCGGCAGCTACGTGGTCTGCCCCATGCTCTTCGGGCGGCTCTTCTCGGCCCGAGACGACAAGCAGGCCCGGCGGGGGGCATACCTCTCCGCGGCGGGCATCGCCCTGTCAGCCGTTGTCATCGTCTGCATAGGCCTGTACGCACGCGGCCTGGCCCCGGCGGGTACGGATGCGGACGCCATCCTTACCCGGGTCATCCCGGACATCATGCCTGCCTGGGCCAGGGTGGCGCTGCTCTTCGCCCTGCTCTCCACCATCGTCTCGTCGGCGGATTCCTGCCTTTTCACGGCGGGCACGGTGCTGGAGCACGACCTGCTGAACGGACGCAAGGTCGGCCGCTGCCGCCTGGGCATGCTCGCCATCGGCCTCGGCGCCGTCGTCATCGCCCAGTCAGGCGGTTCCATCCTCTCCCTGCTGCTGGCCGCCAACGACATCTACGTCTGCGGCGTGGTGGCTCCCATGTTCGTAGCCATCCTGGCCAACGGCAAAAGGGAGCTCAACGTGCGCACCATGCTGCTGGCCATCGTTGCCGGCGGCTGTCTCGGCATCGGCGCCGCATACACCGGGGACAAGATATACAGCTATCTCGGTGTGGGTGTGTCCATGGCCCTCTCACTGGCCGCGCTGCTCCAACCGCGCCTCGCCACAGCCCGGTAA